In Arthrobacter alpinus, a single window of DNA contains:
- a CDS encoding ubiquinone/menaquinone biosynthesis methyltransferase, whose product MRNEDSSVQATFNGIARRYDLMNRLMTLNSHARWCKEVATFATSGHGASYLDLATGTGVIARAIREQSPESTIIGADFSESMLEVARTMEGNESIDWQFADAHELPFEDNAFDGVTHGYLLRNVSDLDQVLNEQFRVLKPGGVVAALESSPPSDILAPFIRLGMKVVIPTLGTLIGRDRPAYQYLVDSTLGFLAPKALRLRFEQAGFRDVQVKPKFMGTNMIWTARKPG is encoded by the coding sequence GTGCGAAACGAAGACTCTTCAGTCCAGGCAACTTTTAACGGGATCGCCCGCCGCTATGACCTGATGAACAGGCTCATGACGCTTAATTCGCACGCGCGCTGGTGCAAGGAAGTGGCCACATTCGCCACGTCCGGCCATGGGGCAAGCTACCTCGACCTGGCGACGGGCACCGGTGTCATTGCCCGGGCCATTCGCGAGCAGAGTCCCGAAAGCACCATCATCGGGGCGGATTTTTCCGAATCCATGCTGGAGGTGGCCCGCACCATGGAAGGTAACGAGAGTATTGACTGGCAGTTTGCCGACGCGCACGAGCTCCCTTTTGAGGACAACGCGTTCGACGGTGTGACGCACGGCTACCTTTTGCGAAACGTTAGCGATTTGGATCAGGTCCTGAACGAACAATTCCGCGTCCTCAAGCCCGGTGGCGTAGTAGCTGCGCTTGAATCATCTCCGCCGAGTGACATTCTTGCCCCGTTCATCCGTCTGGGAATGAAGGTTGTCATTCCCACTTTGGGGACACTCATTGGTCGTGACCGCCCCGCTTATCAATACTTGGTCGACTCCACGCTTGGATTCCTTGCCCCTAAGGCGCTTCGACTCAGATTTGAGCAGGCCGGCTTCCGTGACGTTCAGGTGAAGCCAAAATTCATGGGCACCAACATGATCTGGACGGCACGGAAGCCAGGCTAG